The Streptomyces spororaveus genome includes a region encoding these proteins:
- a CDS encoding ABC transporter ATP-binding protein has product MLIRLLRTHLVPYRKPIAVLVLLQLLQTSASLYLPTLNADIIDNGVVNGDTGYILRFGALMLGVSLVQLVCNVGAVYYGARTAAAFGRDLRAAIFDRVQSFSARELGQFGAPSLITRTTNDVQQVQMLVLMTFTLMVSAPIMCVGGIAMALSLDVKLSGVLLAVVPVLGISVGAIVWRTRPLFRQMQTRLDTVNRVLREQITGNRVIRAFVRDAYEKDRFREANADLTGVSMAAGKLLAYMFPTVIVVVNISSVAVIWFGAMRVDSGGMEIGQLTAFLAYLMQIVMAVMMATFMFMMVPRAEVCGERIQEVLDTDSSVVPPKDPVRELARRGRLELRGADFRYPGAEAPVLRGVDLVARPGETTAVIGSTGSGKSTLLGLVPRLFDATGGEVLVDGEDVRALDPDLLARTVGMVPQKPYLFSGTVASNLRYGRPDASDEELWRALEVAQAKEFVSALEGGLQAPVSQGGTNVSGGQRQRLAIARTLVQRPEIYLFDDSFSALDYATDAALRAALARETEDATVVIVAQRVSTIRDADRIIVLDEGQVVGEGRHHELMAGNETYREIVLSQLTEAEAA; this is encoded by the coding sequence GTGCTCATACGACTTCTGCGGACCCATCTGGTTCCGTACCGGAAACCCATCGCGGTGCTGGTCCTGCTGCAACTGCTGCAGACCAGCGCCAGCCTCTACCTGCCCACCCTCAACGCCGACATCATCGACAACGGTGTCGTCAACGGGGACACCGGCTACATCCTGCGCTTCGGCGCGCTGATGCTCGGTGTCTCCCTCGTCCAGCTCGTCTGCAACGTCGGAGCCGTCTACTACGGCGCCCGTACGGCCGCGGCCTTCGGCCGGGACCTGCGCGCCGCGATCTTCGACCGCGTGCAGAGCTTCTCGGCGCGGGAGCTCGGCCAGTTCGGCGCCCCGTCGCTGATCACCCGTACGACGAACGACGTCCAGCAGGTCCAGATGCTGGTGCTGATGACCTTCACCCTGATGGTCTCGGCGCCGATCATGTGCGTCGGCGGCATCGCCATGGCGCTCTCGCTCGACGTGAAGCTGTCGGGCGTGCTGCTCGCGGTGGTTCCCGTGCTCGGGATCTCGGTCGGCGCGATCGTCTGGAGGACGCGCCCGCTGTTCCGCCAGATGCAGACGCGCCTGGACACCGTGAACCGGGTCCTGCGCGAGCAGATCACCGGCAACCGGGTGATCCGCGCCTTCGTCCGCGACGCCTACGAGAAGGACCGCTTCCGCGAGGCCAACGCCGACCTGACCGGCGTCTCGATGGCCGCCGGCAAGCTGCTCGCGTACATGTTCCCCACGGTCATCGTGGTCGTGAACATCTCCAGCGTCGCCGTCATCTGGTTCGGCGCGATGCGCGTCGACAGCGGCGGCATGGAGATCGGCCAGCTGACGGCCTTCCTCGCCTACCTGATGCAGATCGTGATGGCCGTGATGATGGCCACGTTCATGTTCATGATGGTGCCGCGCGCCGAGGTCTGCGGGGAGCGCATCCAGGAGGTCCTGGACACCGACTCCAGCGTGGTCCCGCCCAAGGACCCGGTGCGCGAACTCGCCCGCCGCGGCCGCCTGGAGCTGCGCGGCGCCGACTTCCGCTACCCGGGCGCCGAGGCGCCGGTCCTGCGCGGCGTGGACCTGGTGGCCCGCCCCGGCGAGACCACGGCGGTGATCGGCTCCACCGGAAGCGGCAAGTCCACCCTGCTGGGCCTGGTCCCGCGGCTCTTCGACGCGACCGGCGGCGAGGTCCTCGTCGACGGGGAGGACGTCCGCGCGCTCGACCCGGACCTGCTGGCCAGGACGGTCGGCATGGTCCCGCAGAAGCCGTACCTGTTCTCCGGGACCGTCGCGTCCAATCTGCGCTACGGGCGCCCGGACGCGAGCGACGAGGAACTGTGGCGGGCGCTGGAGGTGGCCCAGGCGAAGGAATTCGTCTCCGCGCTGGAGGGTGGCCTGCAGGCCCCGGTCAGCCAGGGCGGCACCAACGTCTCCGGCGGCCAGCGCCAGCGTCTGGCCATCGCCCGCACGCTCGTACAGCGCCCGGAGATCTACCTCTTCGACGACTCCTTCTCGGCCCTGGACTACGCGACGGACGCGGCGCTGCGCGCGGCGCTCGCCCGCGAGACCGAGGACGCGACCGTGGTCATCGTCGCCCAGCGGGTCTCCACGATCCGGGACGCCGACCGGATCATCGTCCTGGACGAGGGTCAGGTCGTGGGTGAGGGACGCCACCACGAGCTGATGGCCGGCAACGAGACCTACCGGGAGATCGTGCTCTCCCAGCTGACGGAGGCGGAGGCCGCATGA
- a CDS encoding FGGY family carbohydrate kinase: MGIVAGLDSSSAFTRIVVCDTETGAVLRQGYAPHPQPAGEPEGGNPHETDPQAWLLSLGEAAGGGLLEGVQAIGVSAQQHGLLPLDPQGGLVRPALVGNDKRGQVAAADLIEAFGGRHRWVEAVGSVPHSAQPVAKLAWLARNEPEAARRIAVLMSPHDWLVWQLLGRPARRTTDRGGASGTGYWSAATGTWRPDLVELALGHRALLPEVLGPADAAGTTPEGLLISAGTGETMAAALGLGLGPGDAVVSLGASGSVMAVHHEAVSEPGGLVTSMADATGMHLPVVNTSNAVRALRGTAELLGTDLEGLSELALKSTPGAHGLVLLPYLEGERTPNLPHAAGTLSGLRRDSMKPEHLARAAFEGMLCGLVDALDVLRSRGVEIRRVFLLGAAAELPAVQVAAPGLFGTQVVVPAPADYAALGAARQAAWALGVAQGTLAPHTPPVWPSPAAQVFEPGEEFPAWQGVRQQYIATREQIHPGAF; the protein is encoded by the coding sequence ATGGGGATAGTCGCCGGGCTGGACAGCTCTTCCGCGTTCACACGCATCGTCGTCTGTGACACCGAGACCGGCGCCGTGCTGCGCCAGGGGTACGCACCCCATCCACAGCCCGCGGGTGAACCGGAGGGCGGCAATCCCCACGAGACCGACCCGCAGGCCTGGCTGCTCTCGCTCGGCGAGGCCGCCGGCGGCGGGCTCCTCGAAGGGGTCCAGGCCATAGGGGTCTCCGCGCAGCAGCACGGCCTGCTGCCGCTGGACCCGCAGGGCGGGCTGGTGCGTCCCGCCCTCGTCGGCAACGACAAGCGCGGCCAGGTCGCCGCGGCCGACCTCATCGAAGCCTTCGGCGGCCGGCACCGCTGGGTCGAGGCGGTGGGCTCGGTCCCGCACTCCGCGCAGCCCGTCGCGAAGCTGGCCTGGCTGGCCCGCAACGAGCCGGAGGCGGCCCGCCGGATCGCCGTGCTGATGTCCCCGCACGACTGGCTCGTCTGGCAGCTGCTGGGCCGCCCGGCCCGGCGGACCACCGACCGCGGCGGCGCCTCCGGTACCGGGTACTGGTCGGCGGCCACCGGAACCTGGCGCCCCGACCTGGTCGAGCTGGCGCTCGGGCACCGGGCGCTGCTCCCCGAGGTGCTCGGCCCCGCCGACGCCGCCGGGACCACGCCCGAGGGGTTGCTCATATCGGCCGGCACCGGCGAGACGATGGCCGCCGCCCTCGGGCTGGGCCTGGGCCCCGGCGACGCGGTGGTCTCGCTCGGTGCCTCCGGTTCGGTGATGGCGGTGCACCACGAGGCGGTGTCGGAGCCGGGCGGGCTGGTCACCTCGATGGCCGACGCCACCGGCATGCACCTGCCCGTGGTGAACACCTCCAATGCCGTACGGGCCCTGCGCGGCACCGCCGAGCTGCTCGGCACCGATCTGGAGGGGCTGTCCGAGCTCGCGCTGAAGTCGACGCCGGGCGCGCACGGCCTCGTACTCCTGCCGTACCTGGAGGGTGAGCGGACCCCGAACCTGCCGCACGCCGCCGGCACCCTGTCCGGGCTGCGCCGGGACTCGATGAAGCCGGAGCACCTGGCCCGGGCCGCCTTCGAGGGCATGCTGTGCGGGCTGGTGGACGCGCTGGACGTGCTGCGCTCGCGCGGGGTCGAGATCCGCCGGGTGTTCCTGCTGGGCGCGGCGGCCGAGCTGCCCGCCGTGCAGGTGGCGGCCCCCGGGCTGTTCGGTACGCAGGTCGTCGTGCCGGCGCCGGCCGACTACGCGGCCCTGGGCGCGGCGCGCCAGGCGGCCTGGGCGCTGGGTGTGGCGCAGGGCACCCTGGCCCCGCACACCCCGCCGGTGTGGCCGTCCCCCGCGGCCCAGGTCTTCGAGCCGGGCGAGGAGTTCCCGGCGTGGCAGGGGGTGCGCCAGCAGTACATCGCCACGCGCGAGCAGATCCACCCGGGGGCCTTCTAG
- a CDS encoding YtxH domain-containing protein codes for MRYKVTFVVGLALGYVLGTRAGRERYEQLRKSARQLAHNPAVRNAAETAGQTGREYAGKAFTAVSHKVGDAVPDSFAGRVRSLRGRAGGGAGEDDWGTSNT; via the coding sequence ATGCGGTACAAGGTCACGTTCGTGGTCGGACTGGCCCTCGGGTACGTGCTCGGAACCCGGGCCGGACGCGAGCGCTACGAGCAGCTGCGGAAGTCCGCACGCCAGCTCGCGCATAACCCCGCAGTGCGGAACGCCGCCGAGACCGCGGGCCAGACCGGGCGCGAGTACGCCGGCAAGGCCTTCACCGCGGTGAGCCACAAGGTCGGCGACGCCGTCCCCGACTCCTTCGCCGGGCGGGTACGGAGCCTGCGCGGCCGGGCCGGCGGCGGCGCCGGCGAGGACGACTGGGGTACGAGCAACACGTGA
- a CDS encoding carboxylate-amine ligase → MRTTVPLTVGVEEEFLLVDARSFRVVPAAPLVLATAGGLPGELHPEGTRYQVEISTPIAHSAASLRTELAALRRTLGRAARAHGCRLLAAPSPVVAVEGPLHLTDDEPRQREQHRRFGALTDTLVSCGRHIHIGTLDVDTAVAVSNRIRPWLPTLIALAANSPFWGGRDTGHASWRAMAWSGWPSAGLPPHFTSTAHFRRSVQTLLGSGAALDTKMVYWDLRPSGHWPTLEIRAPDMSPDIDTAILQAELARALVSTALREIAERRPEPAVRDDVLRLARWRAAHDGLEGFGLDPYSGTELPAADLAEALLDLVAPELSAAGDLDHAAKTLAGLLRDGSGAHRQRVAFARRQDLTDVLRHLTDETEDF, encoded by the coding sequence GTGCGCACCACCGTCCCCCTCACCGTCGGCGTCGAGGAGGAGTTCCTGCTCGTCGACGCCCGCAGCTTCCGGGTGGTCCCCGCCGCCCCGCTGGTCCTGGCGACGGCCGGCGGGCTGCCCGGCGAACTCCACCCGGAGGGCACCCGCTACCAGGTGGAGATCTCCACCCCGATCGCCCACTCGGCGGCTTCGCTGCGCACCGAGCTCGCCGCCCTGCGGCGTACCCTCGGCCGGGCCGCCCGGGCCCACGGATGCCGGCTGCTGGCCGCCCCCTCGCCGGTCGTCGCCGTGGAGGGGCCGCTGCACCTGACCGACGACGAGCCGCGCCAGCGCGAGCAGCACCGCCGCTTCGGCGCGCTCACCGACACGCTGGTCAGCTGCGGCCGCCACATCCACATCGGCACGCTCGACGTGGACACGGCGGTGGCCGTCTCCAACCGGATCAGACCCTGGCTGCCCACGCTGATCGCGCTGGCCGCCAACTCGCCGTTCTGGGGCGGCCGTGACACCGGTCACGCCAGCTGGCGGGCGATGGCCTGGTCCGGCTGGCCCTCGGCGGGCCTGCCCCCGCACTTCACGTCGACGGCGCACTTCCGGCGCTCGGTGCAGACGCTGCTCGGCTCCGGGGCGGCCCTGGACACCAAGATGGTCTACTGGGACCTCCGCCCCTCCGGGCACTGGCCGACGCTCGAAATCCGGGCGCCCGACATGTCCCCGGACATCGACACGGCCATCCTGCAGGCCGAACTGGCCCGCGCGCTGGTCTCCACGGCGCTGCGCGAGATCGCGGAGCGGCGCCCCGAACCGGCCGTACGGGACGACGTACTGCGCCTCGCGCGCTGGCGGGCGGCCCACGACGGCCTGGAGGGCTTCGGCCTCGACCCGTACTCGGGGACGGAGCTCCCCGCGGCGGACCTCGCGGAGGCCCTGCTGGACCTGGTCGCCCCGGAACTGTCCGCCGCGGGCGACCTCGACCACGCCGCCAAGACCCTGGCGGGCCTCCTGCGCGACGGCTCGGGTGCCCACCGCCAACGGGTGGCATTCGCCCGCCGCCAGGACCTGACGGACGTCCTGCGTCACCTCACGGACGAAACGGAGGACTTCTGA
- a CDS encoding MFS transporter produces the protein MTRTTAPPQLWQRIFADLTPLSASADYRRLWFGGTISWVGQAMTTLAISLQVYDITRSSFSVGLVGLFSLVPLVAFGLYGGAIADTVDRRKLGLYSSMGAAALSVVLAAAALLDFHRVWFLYAVVAFQAVCGALSGPARSAMIPRLLPVEQLPAANALNSVTMTFGSMVGPALGGFIVTVAGYETAYLIDAVTFSAALYAMWKLPPMKPDRAEGARGRASVLDGLRFLGTRPNIRMTFFSDLAAMVLAQPRALFPAIAGLWFGGGPGTVGLLVAAMAAGALLGGLFSGWQGRIRRHGLAILLAVAGWGLAVAVFGITRNLWLGMFFLALAGYADTASMVFRTTMLQAATPDDMRGRLQGVFIIVVAGGPRLGDFLAGTTADLISPAVAVTGGGLACVLVLGLLALRWRDFARYDARFPQA, from the coding sequence GTGACCCGGACGACCGCCCCACCCCAGCTCTGGCAGCGCATATTCGCCGACCTCACTCCGCTGAGCGCATCCGCGGACTACCGGCGGCTCTGGTTCGGCGGAACCATCTCCTGGGTCGGCCAGGCGATGACCACCCTCGCGATCTCCCTCCAGGTCTACGACATCACCCGGTCCAGCTTCTCGGTCGGGCTCGTCGGACTCTTCTCGCTCGTCCCGCTCGTCGCCTTCGGCCTCTACGGCGGCGCGATCGCCGACACCGTGGACCGGCGCAAGCTCGGCCTCTACAGCTCGATGGGCGCCGCAGCGCTGTCGGTCGTGCTCGCCGCCGCCGCGCTGCTCGACTTCCACCGCGTCTGGTTCCTGTACGCCGTCGTCGCGTTCCAGGCGGTCTGCGGGGCGCTCAGCGGACCGGCGCGGTCCGCCATGATCCCCCGGCTGCTGCCGGTGGAACAGCTGCCCGCCGCCAACGCCCTGAACTCCGTGACCATGACCTTCGGCTCGATGGTGGGCCCGGCCCTCGGCGGATTCATCGTCACCGTCGCGGGCTACGAGACGGCCTACCTGATCGACGCCGTCACCTTCAGCGCCGCGCTCTACGCGATGTGGAAGCTGCCGCCGATGAAGCCCGACCGGGCCGAGGGCGCGCGGGGAAGGGCCTCCGTTCTCGACGGACTGCGCTTCCTCGGCACCCGGCCCAACATCCGGATGACCTTCTTCTCCGACCTGGCCGCCATGGTGCTCGCCCAGCCCCGCGCACTGTTCCCGGCCATCGCCGGGCTCTGGTTCGGCGGCGGCCCCGGCACGGTCGGCCTGCTGGTCGCCGCGATGGCCGCCGGGGCGCTGCTGGGCGGGCTGTTCTCCGGCTGGCAGGGACGCATCCGCCGGCACGGGCTGGCGATCCTGCTCGCCGTCGCCGGCTGGGGGCTGGCCGTCGCGGTGTTCGGGATCACCCGGAACCTCTGGCTCGGCATGTTCTTCCTGGCCCTGGCCGGCTACGCGGACACCGCCTCGATGGTGTTCCGCACCACCATGCTCCAGGCCGCCACCCCCGACGACATGCGCGGCCGCCTGCAGGGCGTCTTCATCATCGTCGTCGCGGGCGGGCCCCGGCTCGGTGACTTCCTCGCCGGGACCACCGCCGACCTGATCTCCCCGGCCGTGGCCGTCACGGGCGGCGGGCTGGCCTGTGTCCTGGTACTGGGTCTGCTCGCGCTGCGCTGGCGCGACTTCGCCCGCTACGACGCCCGCTTCCCCCAAGCCTGA
- a CDS encoding cupin domain-containing protein, producing MTTHKVNIAEKLAGFTELWAPRRIARVNDYEVKAAKLRGEFVWHSHEDTDELFLVVSGTLTIRLRDGDVVLGPGEMYVVPRGVEHCPAADEETAMLLFEPTGTANTGDVGGDRTRDPVDA from the coding sequence ATGACGACACACAAGGTCAACATCGCCGAGAAGCTGGCCGGATTCACCGAGCTGTGGGCGCCGCGCCGCATCGCCCGCGTCAACGACTACGAGGTCAAGGCCGCCAAACTGCGGGGCGAGTTCGTGTGGCACAGCCACGAGGACACCGACGAGCTCTTCCTCGTGGTCAGCGGCACCCTGACGATCCGCCTGCGCGACGGGGACGTGGTGCTGGGCCCCGGCGAGATGTACGTGGTCCCGCGCGGGGTGGAGCACTGCCCGGCGGCGGACGAGGAGACGGCGATGCTGCTGTTCGAACCGACCGGCACCGCCAACACCGGCGACGTGGGCGGCGACCGCACCCGGGACCCGGTGGACGCGTAG
- a CDS encoding helix-turn-helix domain-containing protein — protein sequence MAAIRPRSTVSAWQPPVAGIAEVFHARFTDHAYPTHVHDTWALMILDGGRVDFALDRERHGVGLRNSVILLPPGVAHDGRTVTEAGFRKRVLYLDASVLPEGLTGAAVDAPLLLDPALRERVHGLHVALGAPELPAGAVERLEAESRLAFVRERLHRWLAGRAPTAYGAPGAGLAVRLRELLDARVTEGIGLEEASAELGRVHPTHLIRSFKAAYGLPPHAYLTGRRVELARRLLLAGMRPAEAATAAGFYDQAHLTRHFGRHVGTSPARFARSGRG from the coding sequence ATGGCCGCGATACGCCCGCGCAGCACCGTCTCCGCCTGGCAGCCGCCGGTCGCGGGGATCGCCGAGGTCTTCCACGCCCGGTTCACCGACCACGCCTATCCGACGCACGTGCACGACACCTGGGCGCTGATGATCCTGGACGGCGGGCGGGTCGACTTCGCCCTGGACCGTGAGCGCCACGGCGTCGGGCTCCGGAACTCCGTGATCCTGCTGCCGCCCGGGGTGGCCCACGACGGGCGGACCGTCACCGAGGCCGGGTTCCGCAAGCGCGTCCTCTACCTCGACGCCTCCGTCCTGCCCGAAGGCCTGACCGGGGCCGCCGTCGACGCCCCGCTGCTGCTCGACCCGGCGCTGCGCGAGCGCGTGCACGGCCTGCACGTGGCGCTGGGCGCGCCGGAGCTGCCGGCCGGGGCGGTCGAGCGGCTGGAGGCCGAGTCGCGGCTGGCCTTCGTACGGGAACGGCTGCACCGGTGGCTCGCGGGCCGCGCGCCGACGGCGTACGGGGCGCCGGGCGCGGGCCTCGCCGTACGGCTGCGCGAGCTGCTCGACGCGCGGGTGACCGAGGGGATCGGCCTGGAGGAGGCTTCGGCGGAGCTGGGCCGTGTCCACCCCACCCACCTGATCCGGAGCTTCAAGGCGGCGTACGGGCTGCCGCCGCACGCGTACCTGACCGGGCGGCGGGTGGAGCTGGCCCGGCGGCTGCTGCTGGCGGGGATGCGGCCGGCGGAGGCGGCGACGGCCGCGGGCTTCTACGACCAGGCGCACCTGACCCGGCACTTCGGGCGGCACGTGGGGACCAGCCCGGCGCGGTTCGCCCGCTCCGGCCGGGGGTGA
- a CDS encoding helix-turn-helix transcriptional regulator translates to MLDVLGLDRGVEAVYRAMLAHPEGSVQDLCDQLGVPESTVRDALDKLADLRLLRASRDVLGEMRPVSPEVGLELLLRRQEEELLRRRQDLELGKAAAARAIAEYADLRPATRTATSERLVGLDAIQARLEGLAREMSGECLSVMPGGAQSQASLDASRPLDDAALSRGISILTLYQDSVRHDPATLAYARWTTGRGGMVRTCPTLPPRMLVFDRRVAVVPIDPADTKRGAICISEAGVVASLVALFEQTWHSAVPLGADRSKDTRTGLSTAEQELLTLLASGLTDEVAGRRLGISARSVRRQMAGLMERLDASSRFEAGLKAAQRGWLQ, encoded by the coding sequence ATGCTGGATGTACTGGGGCTCGACCGCGGGGTGGAAGCGGTGTACCGGGCGATGCTGGCCCACCCGGAGGGCAGCGTGCAGGATCTCTGCGACCAACTGGGCGTACCGGAAAGCACCGTGCGCGACGCCCTGGACAAGCTCGCCGACCTGAGACTGCTGCGCGCCTCCCGGGACGTCCTGGGCGAGATGCGGCCGGTCAGCCCCGAGGTGGGCCTGGAACTGCTCCTGCGGCGCCAGGAGGAGGAACTCCTGCGCCGGCGGCAGGACCTCGAGCTCGGCAAGGCCGCGGCCGCACGGGCGATCGCCGAGTACGCCGACCTCCGCCCCGCCACCCGGACCGCGACCAGCGAGCGACTGGTCGGCCTCGACGCCATCCAGGCGCGACTGGAGGGCCTCGCCCGGGAGATGTCCGGCGAGTGCCTCTCGGTGATGCCCGGCGGAGCCCAGTCCCAGGCCAGCCTCGACGCGTCCAGACCGCTCGACGACGCCGCCCTCAGCAGGGGGATCTCCATCCTGACGCTCTACCAGGACAGCGTGCGGCACGACCCCGCCACGCTCGCGTACGCGCGGTGGACGACCGGGCGCGGCGGCATGGTGCGCACCTGTCCGACGCTCCCGCCGCGCATGCTCGTCTTCGACCGCCGGGTCGCCGTCGTGCCGATCGACCCGGCCGACACGAAGCGCGGCGCGATCTGCATCAGCGAAGCCGGGGTCGTCGCCTCCCTGGTCGCCCTGTTCGAGCAGACGTGGCACTCCGCGGTCCCGCTCGGCGCCGACCGCTCCAAGGACACCCGTACCGGTCTCAGTACGGCGGAGCAGGAACTGCTCACGCTGCTCGCGTCCGGCCTCACCGACGAGGTCGCGGGGCGTCGGCTCGGCATCTCCGCCCGCAGCGTGCGGCGGCAGATGGCGGGGCTCATGGAGCGCCTGGACGCGTCGAGCCGGTTCGAGGCCGGACTGAAGGCGGCCCAGCGCGGCTGGCTCCAGTAG